The following are encoded together in the Oncorhynchus nerka isolate Pitt River linkage group LG23, Oner_Uvic_2.0, whole genome shotgun sequence genome:
- the LOC115106430 gene encoding RNA-binding protein with serine-rich domain 1 isoform X3 produces MDDKAKERGKEKMGATKEKAEKDRGREKEKGRKRRSSTGSSRSSSSSSSGSSSGSSSGSSSSSASSRSGSSSSRSSSSTSSGSPSPSRRRHDNHRRSRSKSKSSVKKDDKERRKRSPSPRPTKVYLGRLTRNVVKEHIQEIFSSYGKIKMIDMPVDRLRSHLSKGYAYVEFENADEAEKALKHMDGGQIDGQEITATAVLARRVIRPPPRRPSPPRRMPPPPPMWRRTPPRLRRSRSPRRRSPVRRRTRSRSPGRRRHRSRSSSNSSR; encoded by the exons ATGGATGACAAGGCAAAAGAGCGAGGGAAGGAGAAAATGGGTGCCACCAAGGAGAAAGCTGAGAAGGACAGgggcagggagaaggagaagggacgCAAGCGACGAAGCTCCACTGGGAGCAGCAG GTCCAGCTCCAGTAGCAGCTCTGGCTCCAGCTCCGGTTCTTCCAGCGGCTCCAGTTCCTCCTCTGCCTCAAGCCGCTCCGGGTCTTCCAGCTCCCGATCTTCTAGCTCAACCAGCTCCGGGTCGCCCAGCCCCAGTCGCCGCCGCCACGACAACCACCGCCGCTCACGGTCCAA ATCCAAGTCATCAGTGAAAAAGGATGACAAGGAGAGGCGTAAGAGGAGCCCCAGCCCCCGACCAACCAAGGTGTACCTGGGCCGCCTCACCAGAAATGTTGTCAAG GAACACATCCAGGAGATCTTCAGCTCCTATGGCAAAATCAAGATGATTGACATGCCTGTGGACAGGCTCCGCTCACACCTGTCAAAGGGCTATGCCTACGTGGAATTTGAGAATGCCGATGAGGCCGAGAAGGCTCTTAAACACATGGATGGAG GTCAGATTGACGGACAGGAGATCACAGCCACTGCCGTGCTGGCTCGTAGGGTAATACGCCCGCCCCCTCGCAGGCCCTCCCCCCCTCGCAGGATGCCCCCACCACCCCCGATGTGGCGACGCACCCCTCCACGCCTGAGAAG GTCTCGGTCACCACGGAGACGCTCTCCGGTTCGCCGCAGGACTCGTTCGCGCTCACCCGGTCGCAGACGCCACCGCTCACGCTCCAGCTCCAATTCCTCCCGGTAG
- the LOC115106430 gene encoding RNA-binding protein with serine-rich domain 1 isoform X2: MAPSPVRRKEHMDDKAKERGKEKMGATKEKAEKDRGREKEKGRKRRSSTGSSRSSSSSSSGSSSGSSSGSSSSSASSRSGSSSSRSSSSTSSGSPSPSRRRHDNHRRSRSKSKSSVKKDDKERRKRSPSPRPTKVYLGRLTRNVVKEHIQEIFSSYGKIKMIDMPVDRLRSHLSKGYAYVEFENADEAEKALKHMDGGQIDGQEITATAVLARRVIRPPPRRPSPPRRMPPPPPMWRRTPPRLRRSRSPRRRSPVRRRTRSRSPGRRRHRSRSSSNSSR; the protein is encoded by the exons AT GGCGCCTTCTCCAGTGAGGAGGAAGGAGCATATGGATGACAAGGCAAAAGAGCGAGGGAAGGAGAAAATGGGTGCCACCAAGGAGAAAGCTGAGAAGGACAGgggcagggagaaggagaagggacgCAAGCGACGAAGCTCCACTGGGAGCAGCAG GTCCAGCTCCAGTAGCAGCTCTGGCTCCAGCTCCGGTTCTTCCAGCGGCTCCAGTTCCTCCTCTGCCTCAAGCCGCTCCGGGTCTTCCAGCTCCCGATCTTCTAGCTCAACCAGCTCCGGGTCGCCCAGCCCCAGTCGCCGCCGCCACGACAACCACCGCCGCTCACGGTCCAA ATCCAAGTCATCAGTGAAAAAGGATGACAAGGAGAGGCGTAAGAGGAGCCCCAGCCCCCGACCAACCAAGGTGTACCTGGGCCGCCTCACCAGAAATGTTGTCAAG GAACACATCCAGGAGATCTTCAGCTCCTATGGCAAAATCAAGATGATTGACATGCCTGTGGACAGGCTCCGCTCACACCTGTCAAAGGGCTATGCCTACGTGGAATTTGAGAATGCCGATGAGGCCGAGAAGGCTCTTAAACACATGGATGGAG GTCAGATTGACGGACAGGAGATCACAGCCACTGCCGTGCTGGCTCGTAGGGTAATACGCCCGCCCCCTCGCAGGCCCTCCCCCCCTCGCAGGATGCCCCCACCACCCCCGATGTGGCGACGCACCCCTCCACGCCTGAGAAG GTCTCGGTCACCACGGAGACGCTCTCCGGTTCGCCGCAGGACTCGTTCGCGCTCACCCGGTCGCAGACGCCACCGCTCACGCTCCAGCTCCAATTCCTCCCGGTAG
- the LOC115106430 gene encoding RNA-binding protein with serine-rich domain 1 isoform X1, translated as MKQNNAFCEGGPSLPCCVTENVIRAPSPVRRKEHMDDKAKERGKEKMGATKEKAEKDRGREKEKGRKRRSSTGSSRSSSSSSSGSSSGSSSGSSSSSASSRSGSSSSRSSSSTSSGSPSPSRRRHDNHRRSRSKSKSSVKKDDKERRKRSPSPRPTKVYLGRLTRNVVKEHIQEIFSSYGKIKMIDMPVDRLRSHLSKGYAYVEFENADEAEKALKHMDGGQIDGQEITATAVLARRVIRPPPRRPSPPRRMPPPPPMWRRTPPRLRRSRSPRRRSPVRRRTRSRSPGRRRHRSRSSSNSSR; from the exons ATGAAGCAAAACAACGCTTTCTGCGAAGGCGGGCCGTCACTTCCGTGTTGCGTTACAGAAAATGTTATCCG GGCGCCTTCTCCAGTGAGGAGGAAGGAGCATATGGATGACAAGGCAAAAGAGCGAGGGAAGGAGAAAATGGGTGCCACCAAGGAGAAAGCTGAGAAGGACAGgggcagggagaaggagaagggacgCAAGCGACGAAGCTCCACTGGGAGCAGCAG GTCCAGCTCCAGTAGCAGCTCTGGCTCCAGCTCCGGTTCTTCCAGCGGCTCCAGTTCCTCCTCTGCCTCAAGCCGCTCCGGGTCTTCCAGCTCCCGATCTTCTAGCTCAACCAGCTCCGGGTCGCCCAGCCCCAGTCGCCGCCGCCACGACAACCACCGCCGCTCACGGTCCAA ATCCAAGTCATCAGTGAAAAAGGATGACAAGGAGAGGCGTAAGAGGAGCCCCAGCCCCCGACCAACCAAGGTGTACCTGGGCCGCCTCACCAGAAATGTTGTCAAG GAACACATCCAGGAGATCTTCAGCTCCTATGGCAAAATCAAGATGATTGACATGCCTGTGGACAGGCTCCGCTCACACCTGTCAAAGGGCTATGCCTACGTGGAATTTGAGAATGCCGATGAGGCCGAGAAGGCTCTTAAACACATGGATGGAG GTCAGATTGACGGACAGGAGATCACAGCCACTGCCGTGCTGGCTCGTAGGGTAATACGCCCGCCCCCTCGCAGGCCCTCCCCCCCTCGCAGGATGCCCCCACCACCCCCGATGTGGCGACGCACCCCTCCACGCCTGAGAAG GTCTCGGTCACCACGGAGACGCTCTCCGGTTCGCCGCAGGACTCGTTCGCGCTCACCCGGTCGCAGACGCCACCGCTCACGCTCCAGCTCCAATTCCTCCCGGTAG